The sequence aaaaaaaatatatattaaacatatttttttttttttaatattaaaaatatttttttttttacataaactgTAAACCATGGACTGCGCTTCAATTTCATTGGAAGTGTCGTGACAGTAGGGTAGTAATATTCAAGAAaattcttagtttttttttaagcatAGGATGTGTCAATTAGACTTGATGCTGTATTTGAGGATAATAAAAGACAATATTCAATTCATTctccatttatttcattttctacTGCAACCCATTACTATCAAGTTTATTTGTACCTTCGTCTAATCTACATCGTGTACTTGTACCACCTACTGTTACCGTTATTGCTTTCGGTAAATCAGCGACAGCCGTGATTGGAGATGGtcttttttagtaaaaaaggTCGTCTTGCAGATGCCACAAGGCATCTTATGtccttaaataaattattgtttattgtgcTTTTTTTGTCACATTAGGTATTTTTTGAACTTAAAAACTAAATTGAGCAAATCTTTTTCTTATGAGCTAATTTAATTTCGAAGGAACATACATGGATCTTAAAAATCATGTTCTGGTTAACCATTATAGATTTTTTGCATTTAAGATACGGCAGTAGTTAGTTACATTTATATCCTTTTCCATGTTTTTCTCTGTTTATCGTGAAACTGAGTGAAACGTAGTGATTTTATTCCCTTATTTGTCACTTTGTCAACGGTTTTTGTCAGTGCTTATATTAtggcaataaatatttactgttaCTTTATCGAACATAAGGTTTGTTTAATTTCTATGAACGAATCTAACATCTAATTGAGCAACTAGCGAGGCGTAAACAATttcaatttacttaatttaatttaacttatcCTGGTGATAAGTTATCTACAATTGCTTTAACAGCTTGCCAGGTTTCCCGGGCTGTGGACACTATTTGTGAGCCCGGGAGCAAAAAGCCGTATGGCCCGAAGGAATCGCGGAGGTCCACATGGTACGAAAACTTGATGCCAGCGCGTGCCTTCGCCCAATCATGAGACATTCCTGAAGCTGGTTGTCGTATTTCAGCTGCTGTACCAACCTGCAACACGATTCACAAGCGACGACATTGGTGAGTCAAATTAATACAGAATCATTTTCTACTAAGTAGATAGCACAAAATGCGTAGGTGTCGGTAGAATTGAACAAGCTACAGGTAATGAATCTGCTACTTAAATTAGGGAGTACGTCGCGTCTAAAATAACTATTCTTTCAGCCCTTTAATTGAATAGCAGCATTCAATCACTCTAAACGTCGTTTACTTAGCCAACTTTTTGAATGCAACGCTCAGCACAAGGTACACCAATTAGATGTCGGTTAGCCAACTGGTTACCAGCTTGagacttatgcccattttcaccaacaaatacctaaatttagggatcccctaagagcatttacggaacacttattcgttttcaccaaagtttagatGACCCTTATACATAggtagttatttatgtcaaaattgggagagcccttattctaagtggcacaagttagattaagagattgttggtgttggtgaaaacgggcattaggcTTTCTGCTTAGTACCAAAACAAAATGATTACAATATCTTTTATCATAAGAAGTTGAATGGATGAGTATAAGTAGGTCCCTAACCGTCCCTACTTCTTATATGTATCGGCACCGAAGGGGCTTATGTGGATCACCATTACTAGATGACGAGGCGGCATTTTTTCACATTTCTTTTCTATTAAGGCTACACCACTAACAGGTTTGATTCTATTGGCTTATTTATTAGCTGTACATAAAACAATTCCACACAGTAGCGGCGGTATAACCGATCAACTTTCTATGATTAGATGCTTACTTGATACTTAGTGCCATATAGATCGGCAAGTGCGGCGGTGGCCAACTTGCCCATCTCAGTGAGGACGCCGTCGTCGGCGAACGACTCGTGCGCATGTGAGCTAGGCACCAGCCATGCTTGCGAGTATGCGTGCAACGATACGTAGACCTGTGAAGTAACATACCATTATGGCTATTAATCTTTGTAGGTTTATGGCAGATAATTGCTACACactaagtacttattttaacACGAGTGTTTAATGTTCTCTATTTGTCGCGACACTCAATTTATGCCATGTATCTTGTATCAAAAGGTATAAGATATTCCTACCCATGAATTATTCTATTAAGATTACCTTCATCTTCATCAAGTTATTTAAttcttaagtaggtaattatgatCTTATTCGTAGTCTCGCGAATTTCTTAAGTCTGAGCCAGAGTTAGAGCAAACGTCACCGTGGACGTAGGTATATCAGCCAGATATATGGTTGGTAAGCTGGATGCATACATAAGGATGGGGCAATATTAGGTGCAATTCCCGCATGCAGTCTACGGGGCGTCAGACCGCTCCATGTATATGGAAAGATGAAGACCCTCAATAGTGAGGGAACGACGAAAAAGAAGAATGCATAGAGAGAACCCCTTTTAATTTAAGCATCAATTCACAATAATTCCAATCACTATTCTTCTGAAGTTCTTCATTGAAGGAATCAAAATATTATGTGCCATACTTGTCTCATTTGGTGACTACGAATTTTTTGTATTTCGTGCAAGAACTTTTAAGAAATCATAATATTTGAGGAGGAGTAGAGTTTCACCTACTGGTGAATCCTATGGAAAACTTAAACCGTTGCGAATCTGAATAGCGTCTCgcttaaaataaatcttattcCCGAGTCGATAGCAGTTTATAATGTCTGTTAGAAGTTGGATCTCGTGACCACAAAGTCACAGTTAAGACAGGGCCAAAGGAGTCATGCAATTTACGATAAGCATATTTGGACCTATTATTTCAAAGACAAACGATAAAGTCTGAAGAATATCTGACTTCCGTTGTTTTTAATGAGGGCATTATTTTTCTCACGATAGTAAcgctcataaataaaataggtaaccAGAAAAATAATTAGTTACCAATGTAAACTGCGTAATACTAAAGGGAAGGTGCTCTCACAATTCTTTtcatttttacttaatttaatgcATCATGCCAACCAGCCTTGCATAATGAGTAAAAGTTAGCAAGCGAAAAGATTGAACGAGATGAAACTGACACTTGTTTAGTTAAAAGGTGTCAGTCGACATGCAACTCTGATTGTTCATGGATAGATTACTGATAGACATCTGTTAGTCACTGTTACTTGTGTGGGATTATTCAGCCCAAGTTGTGGACCACATCTCGTAATTTGCGAATATCTACAATAACAGTATTTTAAGGTGTTCATTATGAAAGTGTCGTAGAAAATGTTTTGAAAGTAACGATGTGGGCAAATACCGTAGTCGTCACAATTTCCCGCGATAGACGTGCGGTCTAACTTTACGGTTTTGAACGAATGATAAATTGCTATACTTACAGGCGGTGAAAACCATTTCTGATTTCTATTCAGTGACTATAAGGTTTTGAGTGTCTGATTACTGtaacattttttcatatttacgtTTGAGTCATTTGCTGTTCACGTGGCCTATTTCAGAAATTGGATGGAAAATTATGGTGAGACTTTGAGAGTACTTAAGTGCATGATGCATGTTGTATGAACTTGGGTAAATAAACTTATGAACTAGGTACGTAGGTAACTAACCAGATgactttttaaattgttaagTTCGAGCACCTATTAGGAATTTAGCAATCTATAAGATCTAAAGTGAAAACGTATACTCAGAATTTCATAAACCCGGTAATTATAAGTACGTTCTAATTAGCCATTACATGAACAAAGTAAATGAGtgaataagtacctataatgACGTATATCGTTGTGTTCATCCGTCACGCGATAAAGCCCAGATAGAAAACAAGATAACTCATTTTACTCTCAGTTAATATTGGAAGATTACCCACTTTATATTAGCTGTTTAAAGTTCATAGACATTAAAATTTGTTCAGGTGAGGTCTTTGAAAACGATCAGGAAAATATGTGGGTCACGTTTGCTATTgagcattaatttattacttacaatataatttactttgtAGTATGTTCCTTTGTGACTTTTCCAAATTTCTAACTATAAACATAGGTACCTTTACAACCTACAATTTTAGCAAGTTGTTTTGTTTGTGCCCACTTGAGACATAACGGTAAAGAAGAGCGTTGTATGTACCTTGATCTGTCCTCTATGTTCCGCTAAGAACTCGGAAACGGCTCGTGTTTCCGGTTCACTGAAGGGGTGCGGTCCGGCATAATTATCGGAGCACGGGTCCTGGGACGAGTCCTTCTCGCTCCAGTGGTAGTCCCAGTTGCGATCCGCGTCGACTCCCACACATTCTGTCTGGCCCCAGTTCCATGGAAACCTGAGCAGGAAATATTAGTAATGCTCAATCTATTATCGGTATATAGGATTAGGTAGTCAGATAAGTTGGATAGTGTGTCGACGGATCCAGGAGTATCCAACAAGTTTTTATAGTACAGGTAACAGACCCGTACATTGTTGGGAACGTGCATATAAAGGTCTAGCAAGATAAACACGTTTTATATAACTCGAAAATCATGGTTCGAGCTCACCAAATGGTTTGAAGACAAGAGATTTGTCGGCAATGTTGATAGGTATAGCTTGGACGGGCTACTTAAAGTGTTGAAGCTGACTTTGAAAGCCAAAAAACATCATTAGTATCTACCATTTCCAAAagttatgattaattaatatttttcttttatttaaaagtagccCATTAGTGAGACGTTGCAACTACTTTTTTATCATGGTAAGTGGTTACAGTCGCCGTCGCCAATAGTGTATCGACGCTTTCAAAAATCAACTTTTTCTGTTACTTTTTGTACGTTCCAAAATGAAGGCATACCCGATTGGGGATTTATAAATAACAGTGCTTAGATTTCAATTCGTGTTAGGTCGTTACCATGCCAAAAATAAGGGGCATTGCTCATATAAAACGATTTACCAGAAGCAAACCACGTATGTCAGGTCAAGTCGTTTCGTGAATGTGTGAATCGGCATTTTCCCGCAATGGTAGTTCGCTCAAATTACTTACCATCCTACGTAGTAATCGTCGGAATGGTCGGGCAGCCGTGAACGTGTTTTCCTCCAGAGCCGGTCGTGAGTGTGCGAGTGCTCGTAACCGTCTGGGTTCAACACCGGCATGATGTAGAAGTCAGATTGCTTGAGCATCTCATAATCCGCGCCTATTCGTACAAAAATAAGTTAGTCAAATACTACCAAGGAAATAGTTACCTTATTATTAGGATGATCATCATTACGACTTGGATTTTAAATTTTCGAAGACtttcctaaaaatatatttcttgaaTCTTGTTAATTCTTACCTAGGCCCTTTTCTCCTTCAACGAGTGCGTGTATCATCCACGTAGCGACGGCTGGTGCTATCCACTCGCGCGCATGTGAACCGCCGTCTATCCACACTGCAGGCTTCATGCGCGAACGCAGTTTCCACTTCTTCTTCTCTTTCCCCTTTACTGCTGTGTCATTGCCTGCTAGAGAAATCTGAAAATTATAAGTCTCATTTgccaatgtttttgttattgtttacttataaaatctcttcaGATTTCAATTTACCTTTACTGCCACAAGTGGTAATCCTTCCGATGACCGACCCAGAGGTATGAGTTCCACTAAATCAGAATGAGAGTGCTGTAGATACTCTAGATACCGCAGGATGTCTGCATATCGGTGATACCTTCTCCAGGTCATGGGGTGACCACGTAATTGTTCCAATTCAAGCCTTTGTTTCTTTGACAATCGTGGATTCTCGTACGTAATAGCTTtctatggaaaaaaatatagtagttaaaatataatcatccaagtataataattttctcacaAATGACCAACGGGAGGCCAAAACTTTATACCTGCAAATCCCAAATTACAACATCGAAGTCAATATTATTGGATTTGAGATGATCTTTGACGTCTCCGAGGAGGTCGGGCGGTACAAGTAAGTCAGTGGAGCCGTTGAGAGAGGGCGACGTCCACCACATAAGCCCGGAGCCCTGGGCCTCCTCCTGCAGGTCCAGCATCTCGTGCACCTTCCACTGCACGTCGGGGTATGTTCTTATTAACTGGAAACCTTTGTAGTTCTTCTTAAGAGGCTTCTTTGCAGATTTTTCTAGAGCACGACACAAAGCGCCAATTAGAACATTTTTGGCAAGTCAGccgcaaacaaataaaaatagtgaGAAAGTTGAAATATGAAAAACAGTGTCTCTAGAAAGTCGCAAATACCATTGCTGCATGGTGACAAACTTGTGACGTTTGAAACTGGTAGGTAAATGGATCAATTGTTTTCAAGCCCTGTTTTTACACTAAACGGTATTCTCAGAAAGTTTAACTGTAGACATTCAAGATAATATGATCGGGTAAAGTAAACCGAGGATTTAAAAGAAATAGCTTACaattaacttcatttttatggtaattttaaatttataacgAGATAGAAGCGGGGAACAAAGCAGGCGGAACAAACAACCAAATATCGATTGAGACAACCAATTTAAGCTTCTGATGTACCTAGTCGTGAAGCGCGACAAAATGTCggtcaataataattattttttagttatacCTTATTCCTTTTTTTGCCTAAATAGAAATTTAAGAGACTGAATTTTTAACGGtgcttaatattaataaattaggtaAATTGTTAGAAATAGACCGAGTGACGTGCGTCCCTGTCGCATAAAAAAATCTAGTATTTTAGACGGATACGAAAAAACATGGAAATTGTCTCGTAAAAGTTCTCAATTTAAGATTTTTAATGCTGTGAAAGTATTATATTTGTTCTAATCATAAATTTAACTCAGTAggatacatatatacatagttcCGTAGTACAACATGATAGTTATGCTTTCATTGAGATTAACTAATGCTGAGAAAGTGTTAACTTATGAATATGATGCGCTATCGTTGGTTTATTACATAAACGGCTCGTAAAACGACTTTTTACTATTTAATTGAAgaataaacttaaataacacaacaacaacaactttTAATTATTGTTGTGTAATCAAACTATCACTATTTTTGTAGTTCAATGGTGAGTTACTTCATTTAACTTTATAGTTATGACAACCGAACCATTTATTGTCAAATGGCCGATTTGTCCAATGCAACTGAGTCTTAGTTTTTTCTAGTAAAGATTTCTTCATTGTCACTTACTTATGGTAACATCACTGGCCACGTACGTGCCATCATTCTCTTCAGTATCCAGCAGAGTCTGGAACCAGCTGCTCGGAGCAGTAGTCAGGGGCCGAGGACTGGTTGTGACAGGCTTCTTAGGCGCCGCGTCATCAGAAAACCAGCTCCCGTCGAACCACGACGACTTAGATTCCATTATCCATTTGTATATCGACGAAAAAAAACCTGCGAAggacaatattttaatgatatttcgGAGTTCGAATTAATAAGTTGAAAAGTGATGTCGTTTTGATCAGGTATTTCATGATTTATTGCA is a genomic window of Helicoverpa zea isolate HzStark_Cry1AcR chromosome 6, ilHelZeax1.1, whole genome shotgun sequence containing:
- the LOC124630945 gene encoding carboxypeptidase B-like isoform X2 — its product is MARRLALLMLLACAAAARHPPTHSADISDSESMDPFSVWDEYEDSYETTPAPQRRTTTLSAKVLLKGKIPKVNVTMKNSKGEDKKVIKTTNINIESHTNFISKPPIVKPNAVTGMPVLQIGDQYVLMESPEMEQVARPITRRPASTRRPSTTRRPSRRPNTTRRPASTTRRTTTRPMRRNTKATKSPKKTTCPPKNTGWLTSFFEENKLKKVPEKPAKSGFFSSIYKWIMESKSSWFDGSWFSDDAAPKKPVTTSPRPLTTAPSSWFQTLLDTEENDGTYVASDVTIKKSAKKPLKKNYKGFQLIRTYPDVQWKVHEMLDLQEEAQGSGLMWWTSPSLNGSTDLLVPPDLLGDVKDHLKSNNIDFDVVIWDLQKAITYENPRLSKKQRLELEQLRGHPMTWRRYHRYADILRYLEYLQHSHSDLVELIPLGRSSEGLPLVAVKISLAGNDTAVKGKEKKKWKLRSRMKPAVWIDGGSHAREWIAPAVATWMIHALVEGEKGLGADYEMLKQSDFYIMPVLNPDGYEHSHTHDRLWRKTRSRLPDHSDDYYVGWFPWNWGQTECVGVDADRNWDYHWSEKDSSQDPCSDNYAGPHPFSEPETRAVSEFLAEHRGQIKVYVSLHAYSQAWLVPSSHAHESFADDGVLTEMGKLATAALADLYGTKYQVGTAAEIRQPASGMSHDWAKARAGIKFSYHVDLRDSFGPYGFLLPGSQIVSTARETWQAVKAIVDNLSPG
- the LOC124630945 gene encoding carboxypeptidase B-like isoform X1, giving the protein MARRLALLMLLACAAAARHPPTHSADISDSESMDPFSVWDEYEDSYETTPAPQRRTTTLSAKVLLKGKIPKVNVTMKNSKGEDKKVIKTTNINIESHTNFISKPPIVKPNAVTGMPVLQIGDQYVLMESPEMEQVARPITRRPASTRRPSTTRRPSRRPNTTRRPASTTRRTTTRPMRRNTKATKSPKKTTCPPKNTGWLTSFFEENKLKKVPEKPAKSGWFLGFFSSIYKWIMESKSSWFDGSWFSDDAAPKKPVTTSPRPLTTAPSSWFQTLLDTEENDGTYVASDVTIKKSAKKPLKKNYKGFQLIRTYPDVQWKVHEMLDLQEEAQGSGLMWWTSPSLNGSTDLLVPPDLLGDVKDHLKSNNIDFDVVIWDLQKAITYENPRLSKKQRLELEQLRGHPMTWRRYHRYADILRYLEYLQHSHSDLVELIPLGRSSEGLPLVAVKISLAGNDTAVKGKEKKKWKLRSRMKPAVWIDGGSHAREWIAPAVATWMIHALVEGEKGLGADYEMLKQSDFYIMPVLNPDGYEHSHTHDRLWRKTRSRLPDHSDDYYVGWFPWNWGQTECVGVDADRNWDYHWSEKDSSQDPCSDNYAGPHPFSEPETRAVSEFLAEHRGQIKVYVSLHAYSQAWLVPSSHAHESFADDGVLTEMGKLATAALADLYGTKYQVGTAAEIRQPASGMSHDWAKARAGIKFSYHVDLRDSFGPYGFLLPGSQIVSTARETWQAVKAIVDNLSPG